Proteins from a genomic interval of Diaphorobacter sp. HDW4A:
- the ppc gene encoding phosphoenolpyruvate carboxylase yields the protein MSATAARKSDAPTNAPTARKTDKDLPLIQDIRLLGRILGDAIREQEGVAAYDLVEQIRKLSVAFRRDADQEADKALKKLLKGLTGDQTVSVIRAFTYFSHLANLAEDRHHIRRRAVHERAGSAQEGSIEVALARLRWAGIAPRAVAQSLAKSYVAPVLTAHPTEVQRKSILDSEREIADLLTERDDILMRAQLYNSAKDPITPRELAENESHLRARVAQLWQTRLLRYSKLTVADEIENALSYYEYTFLHEIPRLYAELERELGNQHVASFLRMGQWIGGDRDGNPNVSAATLELALKRQSEVALRHHLTEVHNLGRELSLSANLVQVSPEMLALADRSPDTSEHRADEPYRRALTGIYARLAATLKDLTGGDAARHAVAPQNAYVSAQEFLADLRVIESSLLSHKASAMAQQRLRPLIRAVEVFGFHLATVDLRQSSDQHERVVAELLAKARITPEYSSLPESERRKLLMLLLADARPLRVMGAEYSEHTAGEIAIFEAALKMRELYGTEAIRHYIISHTETVSDMLEVLLLQKEVGLMHGTLDQNGRADLIVVPLFETIEDLRNAAPIMRELYELPGYAALVRASGAEQDIMLGYSDSNKDGGIFTSNWELYRAENALVTLFDELNAKQAGAPIQLRMFHGRGGTVGRGGGPSYQAILAQPPGTVRGQIRLTEQGEVIASKYANPEIGRRNLETLVAATLEATLLQPTKPATKAFLETAEELSKASMGAYRALVYETPGFTDYFFSATPIREIAELNIGSRPASRKANQKIEDLRAIPWGFSWGQCRLTLPGWFGFGSAVEDFIKAPGKDPKAQLALLQKMYRQWPFFRTLLSNMDMVLAKSDMQLASRYSELVADARLRKKVFGSIEAEWHRTSDALVRITGDKQRLAHNSALARSIRHRFPYIDPLHHLQVELIRRWRLGQVDDRVKTGIQISINGIAAALRNTG from the coding sequence ATGTCCGCGACCGCCGCCCGCAAATCCGACGCCCCCACCAACGCTCCTACGGCCCGCAAGACCGACAAGGATCTTCCGCTTATTCAGGATATCCGTCTGCTCGGCCGCATTCTGGGCGACGCGATCCGCGAGCAGGAAGGCGTTGCCGCCTACGACCTGGTCGAGCAGATCCGCAAGCTCTCCGTGGCGTTTCGCCGCGATGCCGATCAGGAGGCGGACAAGGCGCTCAAGAAGCTGCTCAAGGGCCTGACTGGCGACCAGACGGTGAGCGTGATCCGCGCGTTCACCTATTTCAGCCATCTGGCCAATCTGGCCGAAGACCGCCACCACATTCGCCGTCGCGCCGTACACGAGCGCGCGGGCAGTGCGCAGGAGGGAAGCATCGAAGTGGCGCTCGCGCGCCTGCGCTGGGCCGGCATTGCGCCGCGCGCCGTGGCGCAGTCGCTTGCCAAAAGCTATGTGGCACCGGTGCTCACCGCCCACCCGACCGAGGTGCAGCGCAAGAGCATTCTGGATTCCGAGCGCGAGATTGCCGATCTGCTGACCGAGCGTGACGACATCCTCATGCGCGCACAGCTCTACAACAGCGCCAAGGACCCGATCACCCCGCGCGAGCTGGCCGAGAACGAATCGCACCTGCGTGCGCGCGTCGCCCAGCTCTGGCAAACGCGTTTGTTGCGCTACTCCAAGCTCACCGTGGCCGACGAGATCGAGAACGCGCTCTCGTACTACGAATACACCTTCCTGCATGAGATCCCGCGCCTGTATGCGGAGCTCGAGCGCGAGCTGGGCAACCAGCATGTGGCGAGCTTTCTGCGCATGGGCCAGTGGATCGGCGGCGACCGCGACGGCAATCCGAACGTGAGCGCTGCCACGCTAGAGCTGGCCCTGAAGCGCCAGTCCGAAGTTGCCCTGCGCCACCACCTGACCGAGGTGCACAACCTCGGCCGCGAGCTGTCGCTGTCGGCCAATCTGGTGCAGGTCTCGCCCGAGATGCTGGCGCTGGCCGACCGCTCGCCCGACACCAGCGAGCACCGCGCGGACGAGCCGTATCGCCGCGCGCTCACCGGCATCTACGCGCGCTTGGCCGCCACGCTCAAGGACCTGACCGGCGGCGATGCGGCCCGCCACGCCGTCGCGCCGCAGAACGCTTATGTGAGCGCACAGGAATTCTTGGCCGACCTGCGTGTGATCGAGTCGTCGCTGTTGTCGCACAAGGCCTCGGCGATGGCGCAGCAGCGTCTGCGTCCGCTGATCCGCGCGGTGGAGGTGTTCGGCTTTCATCTGGCGACGGTCGATTTGCGCCAGAGTTCCGACCAGCACGAGCGCGTGGTTGCCGAGCTGCTCGCCAAGGCCCGCATCACACCGGAGTATTCGTCGCTGCCCGAGAGCGAACGCCGCAAGCTGCTAATGCTGCTGCTGGCCGATGCGCGCCCGCTGCGCGTGATGGGCGCGGAGTATTCCGAGCACACGGCCGGCGAGATCGCGATCTTCGAGGCCGCGCTCAAGATGCGCGAGCTCTACGGCACCGAGGCGATCCGCCACTACATCATCAGCCACACCGAGACCGTGAGCGACATGCTCGAGGTGCTGCTGTTGCAAAAGGAAGTCGGGCTGATGCACGGCACGCTCGACCAGAACGGCCGCGCCGATCTCATCGTCGTGCCGCTGTTCGAGACCATCGAGGACCTGCGCAATGCCGCGCCCATCATGCGCGAGCTCTACGAGCTGCCGGGCTATGCGGCGCTGGTGCGCGCGAGCGGCGCGGAGCAGGACATCATGCTCGGCTACAGCGACAGCAACAAGGACGGCGGCATCTTCACCAGCAACTGGGAACTGTACCGCGCCGAGAACGCGCTGGTGACGCTGTTTGATGAACTCAACGCCAAGCAGGCCGGTGCGCCGATCCAGCTGCGCATGTTCCACGGCCGTGGCGGCACGGTGGGGCGCGGCGGTGGCCCGAGCTACCAGGCCATTCTGGCGCAGCCACCGGGCACCGTGCGCGGACAGATCCGCCTGACGGAGCAGGGGGAGGTGATCGCCTCCAAATATGCGAATCCGGAAATCGGCCGACGCAATCTGGAAACTCTGGTCGCTGCGACGCTTGAAGCCACGCTGCTGCAGCCGACCAAGCCCGCGACCAAGGCGTTTCTCGAGACCGCCGAAGAGCTTTCCAAGGCCAGCATGGGCGCCTACCGCGCGCTGGTCTACGAGACGCCGGGGTTCACCGACTATTTTTTCAGCGCCACGCCGATCCGCGAGATCGCCGAGCTCAACATCGGCTCGCGCCCCGCATCGCGCAAGGCCAATCAGAAGATCGAGGATCTGCGCGCGATTCCCTGGGGCTTCAGCTGGGGGCAGTGCCGCCTGACGCTGCCGGGCTGGTTCGGTTTCGGCTCGGCCGTGGAAGACTTCATCAAGGCACCGGGTAAAGATCCCAAGGCCCAGCTCGCGCTGCTGCAGAAGATGTACCGCCAATGGCCGTTCTTTCGCACGCTGCTCTCCAACATGGACATGGTGCTGGCCAAGAGCGACATGCAGCTGGCCTCGCGCTATAGCGAACTGGTGGCCGACGCGCGTCTGCGCAAGAAGGTGTTCGGATCGATTGAGGCCGAGTGGCATCGCACGTCCGACGCGCTGGTGCGCATCACCGGCGACAAGCAGCGATTGGCGCACAATTCAGCCCTTGCGCGTTCGATTCGCCACCGCTTCCCGTACATCGATCCGCTGCATCACTTGCAGGTCGAGTTGATTCGCCGCTGGCGTCTGGGTCAGGTCGATGATCGCGTGAAAACGGGTATCCAGATTTCCATCAACGGCATCGCAGCGGCGCTGCGCAATACCGGCTGA
- the ahpF gene encoding alkyl hydroperoxide reductase subunit F, with amino-acid sequence MLDTTLQTQLKAYLERLQRPVELVATLDDSATAKEVRELLNEIKALSDKITVVEKNDLANTRKPSFLITNPGIDTGVRFAGVPLGHEFTSLVLALLQVGGHPSKEAADLLEQVKNLKGEFHFETYYSLSCHNCPDVVQALNLMSVLNPRITHTAIDGSVFQEEIKDRQIMGVPTVFLNGKNFGQGRMELAEIVAKVDSGAHARVAAKLNAMDPFDVLVVGGGPAGAAAAVYAARKGIRTGVAAERFGGQVLDTVDIENYISVSKTEGPKFAIALEQHVADYDVEVMNLQRAKALKPAATEGGQVEIELENGATLKSKTVILSTGARWRNMNVPGEEQYRTKGVTYCPHCDGPLFKGKRVAVIGGGNSGIEAAIDLAGIVSHVTVLEFASELKADGVLQKKLASLPNVTVILNAQTTEVNGDGNKVTGITYKDRTNDEIRTVELEGIFVQIGLLPNTDWLKGTVDLTKFGEIIIDAKGHTNVPGVFAAGDCTNVPYKQIIIAAGAGATAALSAFDHLIRH; translated from the coding sequence ATGCTCGACACCACTCTCCAAACCCAATTGAAAGCGTATCTGGAACGCCTGCAGCGTCCGGTGGAGCTGGTGGCTACGCTGGACGATAGCGCCACCGCCAAGGAAGTGCGCGAACTTCTCAACGAGATCAAAGCGCTTTCAGACAAGATCACTGTGGTCGAAAAGAATGACTTGGCCAACACGCGCAAGCCGTCTTTCCTGATCACCAACCCCGGCATCGATACTGGCGTGCGTTTCGCCGGTGTGCCGCTGGGTCATGAATTCACATCGCTGGTTCTGGCGTTGCTGCAAGTGGGTGGCCATCCATCCAAGGAAGCGGCCGATCTGCTGGAACAAGTGAAGAACCTCAAAGGCGAATTCCACTTCGAGACCTACTACTCGCTCTCCTGCCACAACTGCCCGGACGTGGTGCAGGCGCTCAACCTGATGAGCGTGCTGAACCCACGCATCACGCACACCGCCATTGATGGTTCGGTGTTCCAGGAAGAGATCAAGGACCGCCAGATCATGGGTGTTCCCACGGTGTTTCTGAACGGCAAGAACTTCGGTCAGGGCCGCATGGAGCTGGCCGAGATTGTCGCCAAGGTCGACAGCGGCGCCCATGCCCGCGTAGCAGCCAAGCTCAACGCCATGGACCCGTTCGACGTGCTCGTCGTCGGCGGGGGCCCTGCTGGAGCAGCCGCTGCCGTGTATGCGGCGCGCAAGGGCATTCGCACCGGTGTGGCGGCCGAGCGTTTCGGTGGCCAGGTGCTGGACACCGTGGACATCGAGAACTACATCTCGGTCAGCAAGACCGAAGGCCCCAAGTTTGCTATTGCGCTGGAGCAACACGTGGCGGACTACGACGTTGAAGTGATGAACCTGCAACGTGCCAAGGCCCTGAAGCCTGCCGCCACCGAAGGTGGACAGGTCGAAATTGAACTCGAGAACGGTGCCACGCTCAAGAGCAAGACCGTGATCCTCTCGACCGGTGCACGCTGGAGAAACATGAATGTGCCCGGCGAAGAGCAATACCGCACCAAGGGCGTGACCTACTGCCCGCATTGCGACGGCCCGCTGTTCAAGGGCAAGCGCGTCGCGGTGATCGGCGGCGGCAACTCGGGTATCGAGGCTGCGATCGATCTGGCCGGTATTGTGTCCCACGTGACGGTGCTCGAGTTCGCGTCTGAACTCAAGGCCGACGGCGTGCTGCAGAAGAAGCTCGCCAGCCTGCCGAACGTGACCGTGATCCTCAACGCCCAGACAACCGAGGTGAATGGTGACGGCAACAAGGTCACCGGTATCACCTACAAGGACCGCACGAACGACGAGATCCGCACCGTCGAGCTCGAAGGCATCTTCGTGCAGATCGGCTTGCTGCCCAATACCGACTGGCTCAAGGGCACGGTCGATCTCACCAAGTTCGGCGAGATCATCATCGACGCCAAGGGCCACACCAATGTACCGGGCGTGTTCGCCGCGGGTGACTGCACGAACGTGCCCTACAAGCAGATCATCATCGCTGCGGGTGCCGGTGCCACGGCTGCGCTGTCGGCGTTCGATCATCTGATCCGTCATTGA
- a CDS encoding TonB-dependent hemoglobin/transferrin/lactoferrin family receptor gives MASAITSHFHARCALHPLAFACALQCAGLASVSAHAATPEEEQGAATVQQVAAAGQTTARKGGGTPALKEVVISASRDEQDPDLLPMSVDVINARQMEEAQITDIRELTADIPNVTVPRTPARFSLASGSTGRDQNSGFNIRGLEGNRVLMLVDGVRLPRSYAFSANAFGRDYLDLGLIERVEILRGSTPALYGSDGMGGLVNFITVQPDDLLQNGKTIGGRVSASYDGSDNGKRLGATLAGRLNPEWSWLISAGLGRGHALENMGDRDVVGATRTTTNPESNKSQSLLGRLVYTPSAVQKHVFTLEQVDKSADYNLLSARSATVTDSRSTTDMDRWRATWQGRWLKLDTAVADELQLMASYQKSDSREWVNEVRTAPLAYRERDVTYDEGALQLHAQAGKLLRFGANADAKITYGVDYSRNKVTNEQNGITPPAGESFPLKRFPDTTETSTAVFAQADLHFGAWSITPGLRAEHYKLDASQNGFAPKVADNSDSAISPKLGVLFQASDDWSVYGNYAAGFRAPNAGQVNAFFENPLAFYRSIPNPDLKPEKSQTFELGLRGRVNGLRLDAAAFTGRYKDFIQDQVQISGEYGNPNNWATFQSVNLDRVRISGFEVKGEYDWGRIAGGQLITNAAYGYTDGKDLNTHKALDTISPQQLVLGVRYERKEFGVRLSASHWSGKKAKDTTAGDKAWLSPSATVLDLSAQWRIQPDLRLNVGIYNLTDKKYWRWSDVRNLTATSTIGDAYSQPGRHVRVSMVKDF, from the coding sequence ATGGCTTCCGCCATCACTTCGCATTTTCACGCGCGCTGCGCGCTCCATCCCTTGGCCTTCGCCTGCGCGCTTCAGTGTGCGGGACTGGCTTCCGTCTCTGCGCATGCCGCTACACCCGAAGAAGAGCAGGGCGCTGCCACCGTGCAGCAAGTTGCTGCGGCCGGTCAAACGACTGCGCGCAAGGGCGGTGGCACGCCCGCGCTGAAGGAAGTGGTCATCAGTGCATCGCGCGATGAGCAGGACCCGGATCTGCTGCCGATGTCGGTCGACGTGATCAACGCGCGCCAGATGGAAGAGGCGCAGATCACCGACATCCGTGAACTCACGGCCGATATCCCCAACGTGACCGTGCCGCGCACGCCCGCGCGGTTCTCGCTGGCGAGTGGCTCGACGGGGCGCGATCAGAACAGCGGCTTCAACATTCGCGGCCTCGAAGGCAATCGCGTGCTGATGCTGGTCGACGGCGTGCGGCTGCCGCGCAGCTATGCGTTTTCGGCCAATGCGTTCGGGCGCGATTACCTCGACCTCGGGCTGATCGAGCGCGTGGAAATCCTGCGCGGCTCGACACCTGCACTGTATGGGTCAGACGGCATGGGCGGGCTGGTGAACTTCATCACCGTGCAGCCCGATGATTTGCTCCAGAACGGCAAGACCATCGGCGGGCGCGTGAGCGCGAGCTATGACGGGTCGGACAACGGCAAGCGCCTCGGCGCTACGCTCGCGGGCCGTTTGAATCCGGAATGGAGCTGGTTGATCTCGGCCGGACTGGGTCGTGGTCATGCGCTCGAGAACATGGGTGATCGCGATGTTGTCGGCGCCACGCGCACCACGACCAATCCCGAATCGAACAAGAGCCAGTCGCTGCTGGGCCGCCTGGTCTACACGCCTTCGGCCGTGCAGAAGCACGTGTTCACGCTAGAACAGGTAGACAAGAGCGCCGATTACAACCTGCTGTCTGCGCGCAGCGCCACGGTCACTGATTCGCGCTCGACCACCGACATGGATCGCTGGCGCGCGACTTGGCAGGGGCGCTGGCTGAAGCTCGACACGGCCGTGGCCGACGAGCTGCAACTGATGGCGAGCTACCAGAAGTCCGATTCGCGCGAATGGGTGAACGAGGTGCGCACTGCACCGCTGGCCTATCGCGAGCGAGATGTGACCTATGACGAGGGCGCGCTGCAGCTGCATGCGCAGGCGGGCAAGCTGCTGCGCTTTGGTGCGAATGCCGATGCCAAGATCACCTACGGCGTGGACTACTCGCGCAACAAGGTGACGAACGAGCAGAACGGCATCACGCCACCGGCGGGCGAGAGCTTCCCGCTCAAGCGCTTTCCGGACACGACCGAGACCTCGACCGCCGTCTTCGCGCAGGCCGATCTGCACTTTGGCGCATGGAGCATCACGCCGGGTCTGCGCGCCGAGCATTACAAGCTCGACGCGAGCCAGAACGGCTTCGCGCCCAAGGTTGCGGACAACTCCGATTCGGCAATCTCGCCCAAGCTCGGCGTGTTGTTCCAGGCCAGCGACGACTGGAGCGTCTACGGCAACTACGCCGCCGGTTTCCGCGCGCCGAATGCGGGTCAGGTAAATGCGTTCTTCGAGAACCCGCTGGCCTTCTACCGCAGCATTCCCAACCCCGATCTCAAGCCCGAGAAGAGCCAGACCTTCGAGCTTGGCTTGCGTGGCCGCGTGAACGGCCTGCGCCTCGATGCAGCCGCGTTCACCGGACGCTACAAGGACTTCATCCAGGACCAGGTGCAGATATCGGGCGAGTACGGTAATCCGAACAACTGGGCGACGTTCCAGTCGGTCAACCTCGACCGCGTGCGCATCAGCGGCTTCGAGGTCAAGGGTGAATACGACTGGGGCCGCATTGCAGGCGGTCAGTTGATCACCAACGCGGCCTACGGCTACACCGATGGCAAGGACCTGAACACCCACAAGGCGCTCGACACCATCTCGCCGCAGCAACTGGTGCTGGGCGTGCGCTATGAGCGCAAGGAGTTTGGTGTGCGCCTGTCGGCATCGCACTGGTCGGGCAAGAAGGCCAAGGACACCACGGCGGGCGACAAGGCCTGGCTGAGCCCGTCGGCTACGGTACTGGATCTCTCCGCTCAGTGGCGCATTCAGCCTGATCTGCGCCTGAACGTGGGTATCTACAACCTCACCGACAAGAAGTACTG
- a CDS encoding GNAT family N-acetyltransferase, translated as MTTSATHSLVNVRAMTQQDHDAWLPLWKGYNAFYGREGATALPDEVTRVLWSRLFNPIEPVFAAVAEIDGRVVGLVHYLYHRSTTRIEPVCYLQDLFTEPKLRGKGVGRALIHHVYEQAQLAGASRVYWQTHTANTAGRTLYDKVASHLGFIVYSKDIEPN; from the coding sequence ATGACCACCTCTGCGACACATTCCCTCGTCAACGTCCGCGCCATGACCCAGCAGGACCACGACGCCTGGCTCCCGCTCTGGAAGGGCTACAACGCCTTCTACGGCCGCGAAGGCGCGACCGCCCTGCCGGATGAGGTCACCCGCGTGCTCTGGTCACGCCTGTTCAACCCCATCGAACCCGTCTTCGCCGCAGTCGCGGAAATCGATGGTCGCGTGGTCGGTCTCGTGCACTACCTCTACCACCGCAGCACCACTCGCATCGAGCCGGTCTGCTACCTGCAGGACCTGTTCACCGAACCCAAGCTGCGCGGCAAGGGCGTGGGCAGGGCGCTGATCCACCACGTCTACGAACAAGCCCAACTCGCCGGCGCAAGCCGCGTGTACTGGCAGACGCACACCGCCAACACCGCAGGCCGCACCTTGTACGACAAGGTTGCATCGCATCTGGGGTTCATCGTCTACAGCAAGGACATCGAACCCAACTGA
- the ahpC gene encoding alkyl hydroperoxide reductase subunit C → MSVINTTIKPFKASAYKNGKFIDITEKDVLGKWAVFFFYPADFTFVCPTELGDVADHYAELQKLGVEVFSVSTDTHFVHKAWHDASDTIRKIQYTMVGDPTWEISNNFEVLRADQGLANRGTYIIDPQGVIQSVEITAEGIGRNAEEMMRKIKAAQYVASHPGEVCPAKWEEGAKTLAPSLDLVGKI, encoded by the coding sequence ATGTCCGTGATCAACACCACCATCAAGCCATTCAAGGCTAGCGCTTACAAGAACGGTAAGTTCATCGACATCACTGAAAAGGACGTGCTGGGCAAGTGGGCTGTGTTCTTCTTCTACCCTGCCGACTTCACCTTCGTGTGCCCTACCGAACTGGGCGATGTGGCTGACCACTACGCTGAACTGCAGAAGCTGGGCGTTGAAGTGTTCTCCGTGTCCACCGACACCCACTTCGTGCACAAGGCTTGGCACGATGCTTCGGACACCATCCGCAAGATCCAGTACACGATGGTTGGCGACCCAACTTGGGAAATCTCCAACAATTTCGAAGTTCTGCGCGCTGACCAAGGTCTGGCCAATCGCGGCACTTACATCATCGACCCACAAGGCGTGATCCAGTCCGTTGAAATCACTGCCGAAGGCATTGGCCGTAACGCAGAAGAAATGATGCGCAAGATCAAGGCTGCTCAGTACGTGGCTTCGCACCCAGGTGAAGTCTGCCCAGCCAAGTGGGAAGAAGGCGCCAAGACTCTGGCTCCATCGCTCGACCTGGTTGGCAAGATCTAA
- the yccS gene encoding YccS family putative transporter, translating to MQLSGRDFAQRGWLYRLRGQEASLYALRVLVALGGAMGWCWSTGHMPWLVPLFLGVIASALAETDDNWRGRLRTLLITLAGFALVSFSIETVVHSPTLFALALCGVAFAFTMLGAVGERYRAVSTASVILALYTAMSVGASQQTIPHLVPVLLLIGAAWYGLLSVLWKMAFALRPLRMGLAQLYAELSDYMQLKASLFEPVRGLDVQQRRIGLAQANGRVVAVLNVMKERLLSRMQVGKIPHGELLHFLNLYFIAQDIHERVSSSHYHYNDWADELFHSDVLFRCQRVLGLQGVTCARLAEALRARKPFRRGVEVAHAIVDLEDAIAYLEQQGRTQWIRPLRSLRALSRNLTTLDAQLTLATGPLNTALLGDVTLFDASARSFADAWARIAKQLHLNSPLLRHAVRLSAALAAGCVAMQLTDPKHGHWILLTTLFVCQATYGATITRVVERIAGTALGLLVGWALLKLFPGLAMQALIAVCAGVVFFITRTQRYVIGTAAITLMVLMCFNQTTGAAYELIAPRLIDTLIGGVISAIAMLLVLPDWQGRRMNAVAANAVAASAAYLREILSQYTDGKDDDLDYRVARRNAHDADAALSRALHQLMQEPHWARRNVLWGQRILVLSHTLLNYISALGAHRGKLEGAAQDGLLMSSGEMAVKEFHAIATALRAQGQFEPGLPDSATCDAAANALEEHAESTPESLRALLNQLALICRQIAPLRHVAGELARVAKK from the coding sequence ATGCAGTTGTCGGGACGAGATTTTGCGCAGCGTGGCTGGCTGTATCGGCTGCGCGGACAGGAAGCGTCGCTCTACGCACTGCGTGTGCTGGTGGCGCTTGGCGGCGCGATGGGGTGGTGCTGGAGTACGGGCCACATGCCGTGGCTGGTGCCGCTGTTCCTTGGCGTGATCGCCAGCGCACTTGCCGAGACAGACGACAACTGGCGCGGCCGACTGCGCACGCTGCTGATCACGCTGGCGGGCTTTGCGCTGGTGTCGTTCAGCATCGAGACGGTCGTCCATTCGCCCACGCTGTTTGCACTCGCGCTGTGCGGCGTCGCGTTCGCATTCACCATGCTCGGCGCGGTGGGCGAGCGGTATCGCGCGGTCTCCACCGCGTCGGTGATTCTTGCGCTCTACACGGCGATGAGCGTGGGCGCGTCGCAGCAGACGATTCCGCATCTTGTGCCTGTGCTTCTGCTGATCGGTGCGGCCTGGTATGGCCTGCTCTCGGTGCTCTGGAAGATGGCGTTTGCGCTGCGGCCACTGCGCATGGGGCTGGCGCAGCTCTATGCGGAACTCAGCGACTACATGCAGCTCAAGGCCAGCCTGTTCGAGCCGGTGCGCGGCCTCGATGTGCAGCAGCGGCGCATCGGCCTTGCGCAGGCGAATGGTCGCGTGGTGGCGGTGCTCAACGTGATGAAGGAGCGCCTGCTCAGCCGCATGCAGGTAGGCAAGATACCGCATGGCGAGCTGCTGCATTTCCTGAACCTGTACTTTATTGCGCAGGACATCCACGAGCGCGTGAGTTCCTCGCACTATCACTACAACGACTGGGCCGACGAACTGTTCCACAGCGACGTGTTGTTCCGCTGCCAGCGCGTGCTGGGTCTGCAGGGCGTGACCTGCGCGCGCCTGGCCGAGGCGTTGCGTGCGCGCAAGCCGTTCCGGCGCGGCGTTGAGGTGGCGCATGCCATTGTCGATCTTGAGGACGCGATTGCGTATCTCGAGCAGCAGGGCCGCACGCAGTGGATCAGGCCGCTGCGCTCACTGCGCGCGCTGTCGCGCAATCTCACCACGCTGGATGCGCAGCTCACGCTCGCCACCGGCCCGCTCAACACCGCGCTGCTCGGCGACGTGACGTTGTTCGATGCCTCGGCGCGCAGCTTTGCCGATGCATGGGCGCGCATCGCCAAACAGCTGCATCTGAACTCGCCGCTGCTGCGCCATGCGGTGCGCCTGTCGGCCGCGCTCGCCGCCGGTTGCGTGGCCATGCAGCTCACTGATCCGAAGCACGGCCACTGGATTTTGCTGACCACGCTGTTCGTCTGTCAGGCGACGTACGGCGCGACCATCACCCGCGTGGTCGAGCGCATCGCGGGCACGGCGCTGGGGCTGCTCGTCGGTTGGGCGTTGCTCAAGCTGTTTCCGGGTCTTGCCATGCAGGCGCTGATCGCAGTGTGCGCGGGCGTGGTGTTCTTCATCACGCGCACCCAGCGCTATGTGATCGGTACGGCGGCCATCACGCTGATGGTGCTGATGTGCTTCAACCAGACCACCGGCGCGGCCTACGAGCTGATCGCGCCACGCCTGATCGACACGCTGATCGGCGGCGTGATCTCGGCCATCGCCATGCTGCTGGTGCTGCCCGACTGGCAGGGCCGCCGCATGAACGCCGTCGCCGCCAATGCAGTGGCCGCAAGCGCCGCCTATCTGCGCGAAATCCTCTCGCAGTACACCGATGGCAAGGACGACGACCTCGACTACCGCGTCGCCCGCCGCAATGCGCACGACGCCGATGCAGCACTCTCGCGCGCGCTGCATCAGCTCATGCAGGAGCCGCACTGGGCGCGCCGCAACGTGCTCTGGGGCCAGCGCATACTGGTGCTCTCGCACACGCTGCTCAACTACATCTCGGCTCTCGGCGCGCATCGCGGCAAGCTCGAAGGCGCGGCGCAGGACGGCTTGCTGATGTCCTCGGGCGAGATGGCCGTGAAGGAGTTCCACGCCATCGCCACGGCCCTGCGCGCACAAGGCCAGTTCGAGCCCGGCCTGCCGGATTCAGCCACTTGCGACGCGGCGGCCAACGCCCTGGAAGAACACGCTGAATCGACCCCGGAATCGCTGCGCGCGCTGCTCAACCAACTGGCCCTCATCTGCCGCCAGATCGCACCGCTACGCCATGTGGCGGGAGAGTTGGCAAGGGTTGCGAAAAAGTAG
- the bfr gene encoding bacterioferritin, translated as MQGDPQVIAHLQAQLKNELTAINQYFLHYRMLKHWGFDKLAKKEYEESIGEMKHADKIMDRIFMLDGLPNLQDLAKLQVGEDVPEILECDLRSERGAQATIKDGIAHCETVRDYVSRDLLQEILEDTEEHIDFLETQIELVNKVGVQNYLQSQMSESD; from the coding sequence ATGCAAGGCGACCCACAAGTGATTGCGCATCTGCAAGCGCAACTGAAGAACGAACTCACCGCTATCAACCAGTACTTCTTGCACTACCGCATGCTCAAGCACTGGGGCTTCGACAAGCTGGCGAAGAAGGAATACGAAGAGTCCATCGGCGAAATGAAGCATGCCGACAAGATCATGGACCGCATCTTCATGCTCGACGGCCTGCCCAATCTGCAGGATTTGGCCAAGCTGCAGGTCGGCGAAGACGTGCCGGAAATTCTGGAATGCGACCTGCGCAGCGAACGCGGCGCACAGGCCACGATCAAGGATGGCATCGCCCACTGCGAAACCGTGCGCGACTATGTTTCGCGTGATCTGCTTCAGGAGATTCTGGAAGATACCGAAGAGCACATTGATTTTCTCGAAACGCAGATCGAGCTGGTCAACAAGGTAGGTGTCCAAAACTACCTGCAGTCCCAAATGAGCGAATCGGACTGA